DNA from Cryptomeria japonica unplaced genomic scaffold, Sugi_1.0 HiC_scaffold_370, whole genome shotgun sequence:
TACTCATACGGTTTGCATTCTTGTCTTCAGTTTCAATGGACCTCATTCTATGTGCTCTCCTCTTAAGCCTTGCACTTGCATTCTCCCACCTTGTCTCTGCAAATTTTTACAATGACTTCGATATCACATGGGGAAATGATCAGGCTAAGATACTTGACAATGGCCAACGCTTGCAGCTTACTCTCGATCAGTCCTCAGGTATTTATCTCATATGTttactgcatatatatatatatatgatttttacgGTATGTTGAATGGATCCTTATCTCCTCTGCCTCTGCTGTATGAAAACAGGTTCAGGGTTCCAATCCAAGAATGAATATCTATTTGGCAAGATTGATATGCAAATCAAGCTGGTGCCTGGTAACTCCGCCGGTACTGTTACTGCATACTATGGAAGTTTGCCCCTTCGATTCACTCTGCACTCCTGAAATGAGTAGTGGGTAGTACTAGTAGTATTGTTGTGGGAAGTTGAGTATGGTCTAATAAAATGGTGATGATCTGCTGCAGCTCTCGTCACAAGGGGATAAACACAATGAAATAGACTTCGAGTTCCTGGGAAATCTGTCTGGAGATCCCTATATTATGCACACCAATGTTTTCTCACAAGGAAAAGGCGGTCGGGAGCAGCAATTCTACCTTTGGTTCGACCCAACAGCAGACTTCCACACTTACTCCCTGCTCTGGAATCCCCAACAAATTATGTAAGTAACGTTAATATAATCCCTGCAACTTCAAATCAGCTATTGAATGTCCTCTCGGGCCTGGCCCTCTACTTTTAAGATCATTTTTGTAGTTGATAATGTGTATTTCTGATATTGTGCAGGTTTTCTGTGGATGGAACTCCAGTGAGAGTGTTCAAGAACAGCGAAGATTTGGGCGTTGCATATCCGAAGAATCAAGCGATGAGAATATACTCAAGCCTGTGGAACGCAGACAATTGGGCAACCAGAGGCGGTGCAGTGAAGATCGACTGGAGCAAATCTCCATTTGTGGCATCTTATGGAAATTTCAAAGCAGAGACATGCTCTGCCTCCTCTGATTGCTCTGTGAATTCATGGTATGGTGCAGAGGCGTTGGAGTCGAGTGAGCAGCAGAAACTTGAATGGGTGCGCGAAAACTACATGATTTACAATTACTGTTCGGACAGTAAAAGGTTTCCACAGGGCTTCCCTGCTGAATGCACTCGCTAGGCATTCGACTGAGTTCGAAGGATTGAGATACAACTAGTTTCACCAAATCcattaattcaattcttttattcattcattttttgtagcgATTTTCAAGCCCAAGAGGCTATACTTGTAACTATTAGATCCCGGTCAATTGAATATGTATCTCAATATTCATTTTTTAGC
Protein-coding regions in this window:
- the LOC131871103 gene encoding xyloglucan endotransglucosylase protein 1-like; translation: MDLILCALLLSLALAFSHLVSANFYNDFDITWGNDQAKILDNGQRLQLTLDQSSGSGFQSKNEYLFGKIDMQIKLVPGNSAGTVTAYYLSSQGDKHNEIDFEFLGNLSGDPYIMHTNVFSQGKGGREQQFYLWFDPTADFHTYSLLWNPQQIMFSVDGTPVRVFKNSEDLGVAYPKNQAMRIYSSLWNADNWATRGGAVKIDWSKSPFVASYGNFKAETCSASSDCSVNSWYGAEALESSEQQKLEWVRENYMIYNYCSDSKRFPQGFPAECTR